Genomic segment of Nitrospira sp.:
CGGCGCGTTGCTGGACGGGCATCGGGTGTTGATTCTGGGGTCAGGCGGCGCAGCGCGTGCGATCGCCTTCGCCGTGGCCATGGGCAGCAACATTGCCGGTCTCACCATACTCGGGATCGAAGAAGCGGAGCGGCAGCGGCTGGTGCGGGATCTGCGGGACAAAACCGGAATTCCGATTGAGGATGGCCCGCTGTCCCTGGACATGCTTCGCAATTGGGTCCCGCATGTCCGTACGCTGATTCATTGCACGCCCGTCGGCATGTCGCCCAAGGTGGATGACTCCTGCGTGCCGGCCAATCTGTTCAGGCCGGAACTGACGGTGATGGACATTGTCTACAATCCGCGCGAGACGAAACTTTTGCAAGAGGCCAGGGCGGCGGGCTGCCGGACTATTCCAGGGCTAGAGATGTTCCTCAATCAAGCGGTGATGCAGTTTGAGTTGTGGACGAAACAGCCGGCCCCGGTCGACGTCATGCGGCATGTGCTGGAGTCTCGCTTTGTATAGCAAGGCCATGCAACTCTCCGCCGCTGATTTGGCGCGTAGTGATTTCTCTCAAGCCGGCCGCCGCACATGAATCTCGTCTTGATCGGTTATCGCGGAACGGGGAAAAGCACGGTCGGAAAAATTCTCGCCCGCAAGCTCGGGCGCACCGTGGTCTCGACGGACGCCGAGATCGTCAAGCGAGCCAACCTGTCCGTGCCTGAAATCGTGAAACAGTTCGGGTGGGACCATTTCCGCGATCTGGAGTCGGCGGTCTGCCGTGATTTCGCCGCGCAGGATCAGCTGATCATCGACACCGGCGGCGGCGCCATTCTCCGGCCTGAGAACGTGGAGGCGCTGCGAAAAACGGGGACGTTGGTCTGGCTCACCGCGACGGTCGAAACGATCACACGACGGATCGGCGGCGACACGCAACGGCCCTCACTGACGGGGACCAAATCGTTTACGGAAGAGA
This window contains:
- a CDS encoding shikimate kinase; this encodes MNLVLIGYRGTGKSTVGKILARKLGRTVVSTDAEIVKRANLSVPEIVKQFGWDHFRDLESAVCRDFAAQDQLIIDTGGGAILRPENVEALRKTGTLVWLTATVETITRRIGGDTQRPSLTGTKSFTEEIRDVLTERTPKYQAAATHVVPTDGVSSAQVAERVLHVTSGQSDR
- a CDS encoding shikimate dehydrogenase, which translates into the protein MDITPHTQWCGIIGNPVEHSLSPAIHNAAFQKLGLDLVYLAFRVEALGDAIKGVRALGNARGFSVTIPHKVAAIPFLDEVEPTAKHIGAINTIVVDEGKLKGYNTDASGALRALKEGGALLDGHRVLILGSGGAARAIAFAVAMGSNIAGLTILGIEEAERQRLVRDLRDKTGIPIEDGPLSLDMLRNWVPHVRTLIHCTPVGMSPKVDDSCVPANLFRPELTVMDIVYNPRETKLLQEARAAGCRTIPGLEMFLNQAVMQFELWTKQPAPVDVMRHVLESRFV